From Gracilimonas sp.:
GTTTTTAAAACCCTGGAGGTTTCATACAAAAAGAAAAATATTATGAAAGAGATAAAAGCATTTATTCGAACCAACATGATTGATTACGTTATTGATGGACTTGAAGCCTTATCCGAACCACCCGGTATAACCTTATCGGATGTCAGGGGTTGGGGGCACGTTAAAGCCGAAGATGAAGCACGGCTCACCAACCGTATAAAACTGGAAACCGTTGTTCCCGATGAACGGGTTGCTGAAATTATTGATACGATCATCCAAAAAGGAAAAACAGGTAATTCGGGTGATGGTAAAATCTTTATATCCGAAGTAGATAAAGCGGTCAGAATACGCACCGGGGAAATCGACGAAGAAGTGATTAGATAGGCTAAGAGTACATCACTTTATACCCCGGGATTGCTGTCATTTGACCGTGGCAGTAGTCATCTGAAATTATATTCGTGATAACAATGAATTGCGATTTGAAATACACCGCTTAATTGTTGTTACAACAGCAACTTTTTAAACATAACTATGACCATGGAAGAACAAATTTTTCGTATAAAAAATATGGTGTGTGAACATTGCGGAGAAGTACTGGAGAGTAAATTAAATGAAGCTGGTTTTGTAGTAGAATCAATGAGGTTGGGTGCTATAAAGCTCCAAGAACCGGTGAACCGGCAACAGTTTATCAAACTAACAAATATTGTTCATCAAAATGGATTTGAAATCATAAGTGATAAAAGCAGTCAGTTGGTGGAACAAATCAAACATCTGATTATAGATGTTATTCATGGCCGGAATAAACTGGAGGGTAATCTGTCGGAGTATATAGTGGAGAACATTCACAAAGACTATCAACATCTTAGCAGACTGTTTTCCAGTGTAGAGGGAAAATCTATAGAACGATACTTTATTTTACAGAAGATTGAGCGATCTAAAGAATTGATTGTTTATGGAGAGCAAAATTTAAGTGAGATTGCTTTCGAGCTTGGTTATAGCAGCCAACAGCACTTTTCGCGACAGTTTAAAAAAGAGACGGGACTAGCGCCATCGCACTTCAAAGAAATTAAAGAACAAAAAAGAACTTCCATTGATCGCTTGTAACATAAAATTGCATATAGATATCATACATCTGCAAGATTTCTTTGGCGGAAATAGATAGTATGGGTCAAATATTGGTATAAGAAAATATCATTACTGATTAAAAAGGGAGCAATAAATTCTATGGAAATAATTAAAATCGAACTTGGAAAATTATTGAAAAGTGTTTCTGACTCAAGAGATTTTTGCATTGACCGGCTGTTAGGCAGCCTAAAAAAACGGGAAGGAATTTTAAACATAAAAAAAAGTGAATCAGTTACAGATAAGCCTCAACTCACCATTTCTTTTGATCCAGAAATTATTAGTGAACATCAGGTAAAAAGGATGGCCCGGGAAACTGCCAATTCGCTCGATCAAACCTTTGGCCACTTTCAAATTAGATTAAAAGAATTCACAGATTCCGAAAAACTTAAGGCTGCTACTTCTGTTCTGAAAAATATGAAAGGAGTTATGAATGTTTTGATCGTACCAACCGGCAGCCTGATTGTTGAATTCAATAAATATATTACCCAAGAGTCTATTCTAAATGAGATAATTAAGAACTTAAATGTACTAAGCTAAATTTAATGAGTGGGTACTTTTGTGAACAAAAGGCACAATTATCATGGACTATGAAATACTTTCAAAAAAACAAATAAAAGAAATCTACAGTGATTGGGCGGACCGATACGATCTTTCACTTTGGTTGTTCAACCTGATTGGTTTTCAGTATCAGTTTTACAGAAGAGAAGCTATTAAAGGATTATCGCTAAAACTGGGAGATACTGTTATTGACTTGGGATGTGGTACAGGACTAAATTTTTCCATACTCCAGCGAATGGTTGGATACAAAGGCACGATCATTGGAGTTGACTTATCGGAATCGATGTTAGATAAAGCACAGAAACGGGTAAGACGACACAGTTGGAAAAATGTGCAACTGGTCGAGTCAGATATGGCTGATTTTGCTATTCCAGAACATACGGATGCTGTGCTTTCTACTGCTGCATTGACTATGTCGCCAAAATATGATCAAATCATACAGTACGTTGCTGATGAATTAAAACCGGGCAAACGGATGTCTATTTTTGAATTCAAAAAACCGGAAAAGTGGCCTGAATGGTTAGTAGATGTCACTCTTTCATTCCTGAAAACCTATGGAGTACGAAAGGCTCACACGAAAAGAACTCCATGGAAATCTATGGAACAGCATTTTCAGCAATCAGAAATGAAGGAGTATTACTTCGGAGCTGTTTATGTTTGTTCCGGAACAGCTTGAATATAAAAGCTTTATCTATTACCCTCGCCTCTTTAGTCCCCAAAATTTAATTAAGGCGTACCCAAATAGCATTCCACCCAGATGTGCAAAATTGGCCACTCCGGCCTGTGTGCCTAATACTCCGTTCATTAGCTCAATGCCTCCAAATATGGCTACAAAATATTTAGCTTTAATGGGTATAGGAGGAATAAGAAGAACGATATAACGATTTGGAAACATCATGCCAAAGGCAAGCAAAATTCCATAAACCGCCCCCGATGCGCCAACAGTAGGAACGTTGGCATTTACAAATATCAATTGAATAATTGCAGCCCCAATTCCTGTTATAAAATAATAGATAGTAAATCGCTTAGAACCCCAATAGTTTTCAATAGCTTGACCAAACATCCATAGTGCAAAGAGATTGAAAAAGATGTGTGCAAACCCAGCGTGCAGGAAGAGATAGCTCACCGGCTGCCATATTTCAAACTTTCCGGAATCGAGAGGCCAAAGTGCCCCCAATTGGTATAGAAAGTTACCTAAACCCGGAATATTCAACCCTATGAAAACCAACGCGTTTATGATAAGTAAGTTTTTAACCGCGGTTGGGAATACAGAAAATTGTGAGTTTGGTTGATATTGATCGTTTTGATAATTCAAAGTTGAAGTCTTTACTGTTAACTTTTTCTTGTAAATCTTAAACCTGTGGTAGTCTCTTTAAGTTTCGTGAAGTCAGCTTAACAGCAAAATCCTGCACAAGTACCACATAAATCTGCAAGACTCAACAGAGGTAGTATTGTACATTATGGTAAATAATTAGCAACAGTACAGGAATGATCGAAAACTATTATGATCGAAGTTAGTGAACTTAGTGATTCGTCAGTTTTGGTTTTGAATATTTCAGGAAAATTGACAAAGCAGGATCTTGATGAACTTATTCCCATGTTAAAAAATCATATTTCTCAATCTGACGATCCTCACCTTTATATTAGTATGCAGGGCTTTAAAGGGTGGGAAAGTGTAGCCGCAGCCTGGAAAGATTTAAATCTTGATGCGGACTACATTGGATATTTCGACCGAATTGCTATTGTTGGTGAAAAGAAATGGCAGGAATGGGGAACACAATTGGTCGATGCAATAAGCAAAGAAGAACTTAAATACTTTTATACAGAAGAAGCCGACAAGGGATGGTAGTGGATTAACAATACACACGAATAAAGTACCTATGCAAAATTATGTGAATAGTACATAAGAATGCACCGTTACAGCTATTCACAAGCTGGATTAGGTTGAATCCTGGTTCAGCTTTTTTAACTCAAATTAGGACATTATGGAAAAACTTAAACTTGATTTACCTGTTTTATTGCCTGAAATACCTGATTTAAAAGATCAATGTGTGTCCAGGTTAACCGGAACCTTAGAGGGGCGGGAAGGTATTTTTCGGGTGCATGTCAAAAGCGAAGAAAATCCGCCCCAGCTTTGCATTCATTTTGATCCTGATGTCATTACACTGCATCGAATAAAAAGTATTGCCGAACAGACCGGGGCTCAACTGCACGATAAATTCGGTCACTTGTTGGTTGAAGTAGTTGGAAACAGACATGCCCGTCATGCCCGAAGCATTACCCGTATGCTAAATGAATTGGAGGGTGTAGTTGATGCCTTTGCCGGGTCCAGCGGATGGATTCGAATGGAATTCGACAAAAGCAAGACTACAATTAAAGATTTGATAATTTCTCTTCAAGATATGGGGCTCAGCATTAAGCCCGCATCACTCAAACACCGAAATGAAGAGGGTGAAACTCTTCTTAAGAAGGAATCTAAGTCATTGGATAGAAGCCAAAAAATGAACAATGATATAGAAAAACCACCTGCCAAAAATGAAGAGAATCATGAGGAAAGTGAGGCTAAACATGAAGATGATAGCCATGAGCATGATCAAGACCATGCTCATGAAGACGAAGAGTCGCACGATCATACCCACGCCCACGGCGGCATCTTCGGCGAAAAAACCGAGCTGATCTTTTCGCTGACATGCGGTGGGCTGCTTGCCACAGGTTTCGGCCTCTCTTATGTGAGCGCTATTCCCGGCTGGGTATCGCTGGTACTGTATGTGGGAGCTTACTTCTTTGGCGGATACTACATCGTTCAGGAAGCCTGGACCGAGATAAGGGCAGGCAACTTTCAGATCGATTTCCTGATGCTGGTTGCCGCGATTGGAGCTGCAATCCTTGGGGAGTGGGCTGAGGGGGCGCTTCTGCTTTTCTTGTTCAGCCTTGGACATTCCCTGGAACACTATGCTATGGGTCGGGCACGAGATGCCATCAAAGGGCTTTCTGACCTTGCGCCAAAAACCGCTCTGCGAAAAAAAGATGGAACCACCGAAGAGGTACCTGTTGAGGAGTTGCAGGTTGGAGATGTTATTGTGATCAAACCGAACAGTAAAATTTCCGCCGACGGGGTAGTTATCAATGGCGAGAGCAGCGTCAACCAGGCACCCATCACCGGCGAAAGCGTGCCCGTAGACAAGATGGAATATGACGATCCTGAATCCATCGATGAAGATGCAGATTCTATTGACGATAAGCACCGCGTGTTTGCCGGCACCATCAATGGAAATGG
This genomic window contains:
- a CDS encoding P-II family nitrogen regulator codes for the protein MKEIKAFIRTNMIDYVIDGLEALSEPPGITLSDVRGWGHVKAEDEARLTNRIKLETVVPDERVAEIIDTIIQKGKTGNSGDGKIFISEVDKAVRIRTGEIDEEVIR
- a CDS encoding AraC family transcriptional regulator; translated protein: MEEQIFRIKNMVCEHCGEVLESKLNEAGFVVESMRLGAIKLQEPVNRQQFIKLTNIVHQNGFEIISDKSSQLVEQIKHLIIDVIHGRNKLEGNLSEYIVENIHKDYQHLSRLFSSVEGKSIERYFILQKIERSKELIVYGEQNLSEIAFELGYSSQQHFSRQFKKETGLAPSHFKEIKEQKRTSIDRL
- a CDS encoding methyltransferase domain-containing protein, translating into MDYEILSKKQIKEIYSDWADRYDLSLWLFNLIGFQYQFYRREAIKGLSLKLGDTVIDLGCGTGLNFSILQRMVGYKGTIIGVDLSESMLDKAQKRVRRHSWKNVQLVESDMADFAIPEHTDAVLSTAALTMSPKYDQIIQYVADELKPGKRMSIFEFKKPEKWPEWLVDVTLSFLKTYGVRKAHTKRTPWKSMEQHFQQSEMKEYYFGAVYVCSGTA
- a CDS encoding rhomboid family intramembrane serine protease, which codes for MNYQNDQYQPNSQFSVFPTAVKNLLIINALVFIGLNIPGLGNFLYQLGALWPLDSGKFEIWQPVSYLFLHAGFAHIFFNLFALWMFGQAIENYWGSKRFTIYYFITGIGAAIIQLIFVNANVPTVGASGAVYGILLAFGMMFPNRYIVLLIPPIPIKAKYFVAIFGGIELMNGVLGTQAGVANFAHLGGMLFGYALIKFWGLKRRG
- a CDS encoding STAS/SEC14 domain-containing protein, which translates into the protein MIEVSELSDSSVLVLNISGKLTKQDLDELIPMLKNHISQSDDPHLYISMQGFKGWESVAAAWKDLNLDADYIGYFDRIAIVGEKKWQEWGTQLVDAISKEELKYFYTEEADKGW